Below is a window of Candidatus Krumholzibacteriia bacterium DNA.
CTGCGCCGCCGGTGCCATCAGCGCGAGCATCAGCACGGCGGCGGTCAGAGTTCGGAGTTGGATTCTCATGGTGTCTCCAGGATCCTCCCGTGAGGGGTTTCGGGTTCATCGCTCCACGTGGAGCGCGCACGTGATGTGACCGCCGGGAAGGGTCACGAGGTGGGAGCCTCGTTCGGAGTGTGGCGCAGGTCCGTTCGACCGGATGGAACCTCCTCGGAAGTTTCGTTCAGCGAACGAGGACCAGGCGCGAGAGGGCTTCGCCGCGGGTCGTGCGCAGACGGGCGAAGTAGAGGCCGCTGCCGACGGTGTTCCCCTGCGCGTCGCGCCCGTCCCAGCGGACCCGGGCGGGTCCGGCGGGGAGGCGGCGGTCGAGCAGGGTGTCGACACGGCGGCCGCTGGTGTCGAAGAGCACCAGCGACACGGGTCCGGGCTCCGGCAGGTCGAAGCGGAGTTCGGTGGCCGGATTGAAGGGATTGGGCACGGCGTTCAGCTCGAGAGGGCGACCGGCCGGAGGCGCGTCGGTCGTGGCGTTCACGGCGATCACCAGGAAGTCGTCGAAACGGGTCTCGACGAGTTCACCCGCGTCGTAGGCCTGGGTGCCGTCCGTGAGCGAGATCACGCCCCAGCCCGACGTGTCGAGGGCACGGAAACCGAGCGTGTACGTGCGGCCGGGGCCGGTCAGGGACAGGCCGGCGCACAGCACCACGTGGCTCACGCGCACGCGGCTCGAGTCGCCGTCGTCGCCGATGTTCAGGAAGCGCAGTCCGCAGGCCTCGGTGAACAGGGGACCCTCGCCGTTGGCGGGCGGATCCGGGATCACGGGCTCGAAGAACGTGGAATCGAACGAGAAGATCGCGTCGTAGCCGTTGAACGGATCGCCGGACTCGGTGACCTCGACGGACACCATCACGGTGTCGCCCGTGGCGAGCGACGTGCGATCGCCCACGAGACCGAAGGTCACGTCGGCGACGGCAGGCGGCGCCGCCAGGAGGACGATCAGGAGGGCGAGAACGGTCGGGCGTCGGGGGCGCACGACTCCTCTTCCGGTTCGGACGAAACGTCGGGACCGAGCGTATCCGTCGTTCGAATCGTAGAGCGCCGCTCAGAGGGTACGGATCGGCGCACTCGGGTGGGAGCCTCGAGTGCTCCGAGGGTGGCAGGTCGTTGCGCACCAGCGAAGCGACTAGATCCTAGACAGCTTCGGAGGCGCGCGTCAACCCGATCCGTCCGACATCACGTTCTTGTCGGGCGGAGACCGTTGGTGTTCGTGTCATCGGACCGCGTGAGTTCGAACAGAGTTCGCAAACGTGGGTTGGCTGCCTCACGTCTGTCCAACATCACGCTGAACACGGCCGGTGCGAAGAGGGGCCTGTACGCACGGTCGCCGGATTCCGCGGCGCGGCACGCGCCCAGGCACGCGTCAAGTCACGCGCCTAGGCCCGAGCCTGCCCGCGCAACTGGTGGATCCCGATGTACGCGGTCGGGATCACCACCAGCGTGATCAGCGTCGACACGGTCAGCCCCCCGATCACCGCGCGGGCCAGCGAAGCCTGGATCTCCCCGCCGGCACCGCCGCCGATCGCCAGCGGCAGCATGCCGAGCAGCGTGGTCAGCGTGGTCATCAGGATCGGCCGCAGGCGCAGCCGCGCCGCTTCGAGCACGGCGTCACGCACGCCCAGCTCCTGTTCACGGCGCATCAGGTTGATGTAGTCGACCAGCACGATCGCGTTGTTCACCACGATCCCGATCAACATGACGATGCCCATCAGGCTCTGCACGTTCAGCGAGGTGCCCGTCAACAGCAGCGTGGGCACCACCCCGACCAACGCCATCGGCACCGACAACATGACGATGAGCGGATCGAGGAAGCGCTCGAACTGCGCGGCCATGACCATGTAGATCAGGATCACGGCCATGGCGATCGACAGCAGGAAGTCGCGTCGGGCCTCCTGCTGCTCCTCGTACTCGCCGCCGTAGAGGATCGAGAAGCCCGAGGGTAGGGTCATGTCGCGCAGGCGGCCGCGCAGGTCCTCGATCACGTTGCCCAGAGCCGCGCCGCTCTCCAGGTTGGCGGTGATGTAGGTCACGCGCTGGCCATCGACACGATCGATGTCGGTGGGACTGCGCCGGCGTTCGGTCTCGACCACGCTGGACACCGGCATGGTCTGGCCGTTCGCGCTGCGCACGGACACGTTGGCCAGATCCTGGGTGGTGAGGCGGTCCTCGGCCTGCAAGCGCACGGTGATGGGGAATTCCTCGCCGCCCTCGCGGAACACACCCGCGCGGCCGCCGCCCACGTTGGTCTGCACGATCTCGGCGATCTCGCGCACCGACATGCCCAGGTTGGCCACCTTGTCACGGTCGATGATCAGGTTCTGCTCGGGACGCCCCTCGCGTCGACTCACGCGCGCGTCGGCGACCTCGGGGATGCCCTGCATGACCTGCACGATGTCCTTCGCGATGCGGTCGGCCAGCTCGAGGTCGTAG
It encodes the following:
- a CDS encoding FlgD immunoglobulin-like domain containing protein, encoding MRPRRPTVLALLIVLLAAPPAVADVTFGLVGDRTSLATGDTVMVSVEVTESGDPFNGYDAIFSFDSTFFEPVIPDPPANGEGPLFTEACGLRFLNIGDDGDSSRVRVSHVVLCAGLSLTGPGRTYTLGFRALDTSGWGVISLTDGTQAYDAGELVETRFDDFLVIAVNATTDAPPAGRPLELNAVPNPFNPATELRFDLPEPGPVSLVLFDTSGRRVDTLLDRRLPAGPARVRWDGRDAQGNTVGSGLYFARLRTTRGEALSRLVLVR